The genomic region TTCACGGTTCCCTTGCGTTGAACGTGGGCGGCCACGACGTCCCAGATCGGCGGCCCCTCGGTGCCCTCGTTGACACTCGCCCAGCCGGCCACCGTGTACGAGCCTCCGGCCTCGGCGGGCTTGCCGGTGCGCAGGAGCGTGAGGTCGGAGATGCGCTGGCCTGCCGGCCGGGCCACGTCGATGGCGTAGGAGACGCCGCCGACCCGCACCATGTCGCCGCCCTGCTGATAGTACGGGTCGGCGTTGAAGAGGTTGTCGGCGACGTCCTCCAGCACCTCCTTCAGCCGGCTCCCCGTCATGGTCATGCGGTAGGCCGCCGGGTAGGTGATGGCGGTGGCGTTGTAGACGTCCTCGCGGGTGATCGGTTGGCCCGGCAGCAGGGTCGTGCCCCAGCGGAAGCCGGGCGAGAGCGCGATCTCCGCGTCGCGCTCCGCGAGCAACGCGTCGCAGATCATGTCGTCGATGGTGCCGTTGAAGTTGCCGCGGCGGTAGAGCAGGCCCTCTGCCCGCCCGAGCTCCTCCTTGAGCATGGCCTCGTGGGGTGCCCGGATCGCCTGGATCTTCGCCGTCATCGCCTTCTGCGGCGCGATGACGTCGGAGAAGATCGGGATCAGCTTCGAGCGGTAGCCCCTCACCGCGCCGTCGCGCACGTCGAGGTCGACGCGCGTGAGGAACTTGCCGTGGCTGCCGGAGGCGATCATCAGGGTCTGGCCGACCTTGACCGCCTGCGGCAGGGCGTCGTGCGTGTGGCCGGTCAGGATCACGTCGATCCCCTTCACCCGCGAGGCGAGCTTGCGGTCGACGTCGAAGCCGTTGTGCGAGAGCAGCACGACGAGGGCGGCCCCGTCCTTGCGGGCCCTGTCGACGCTCGCCTGCACGTCCTCCTCGCGGATGCCGAAGGACCAGTTCGGGATCATCCAGCGCGGGTTGGCGATGGGCGTGTAGGGGAAGGCCTGCCCGATCACCGCGACCTTCACGCCGCCGCGCTCGAACATCTTCGTGGACTCGAAGGCCGGCTCGTTCCACTCGGCGTCGCGTACGTTCTGGCCGAGGAAGGGACAGCCGAGCCCGTCCACGATCTCCTTCACGCGGTCCGTGCCGAGGGTGAACTCCCAGTGGCCCGTCATGGCGTCCGGCTTCAGCAGCGCCATGCACTCGACCATGTCCTGGCCCTTGCTCAGCATTGACGTGTAGCTGTTCTGCCAGGTGTCGCCGCCGTCGAGGAACAGGACCTTGTCGCCGCGCTCGGCGCGGATCGCGTCGAGCGCCGTGGCGATGCGGTCGAGGCCGCCCATGCGCCCGTAGCCGCGCGCGAGCGCGACGTAGTCCTCGGGCGTCAGGGCGTAGGCGAGCGGGGAGCCGCCGGGGATGCCGAACAGGTCGAGGTAGGCGCGGCCCGTCACATGCGGGATCTGGCCGCGCGCCTCGCCGACGCCGAGATTGGTCGAGGGCTCGCGGAACAGCACCGGCAGGAGTTGCGCGTGGATGTCCGTCAGGTGGACCAGGGTGACATTGCCCATCGGCTCGAAGGCCAGGAGGTCGTCCTGGGTGAGGCGCTGCTGGGCGAAGGCCCGGGTCCAGCCGCTCGGGACGAGCGCGGCGGTGGCGGCGGCGATCTGCAGGAAGTCGCGGCGTGAGGTCATCGGGGCCCGTGCGGCTCAGTTGCGGACGGCCGGCGTCTCGACCGGCAGGCCGAGGCCGCGCCAGGCGACGTAGATCTCCAGCGCGAGGAACTCGTCGGAGAGCGGCTTGAAGGGGGTGGCCCGCACGTCGAACATGCAGCCCTCCATCCGTTCATGGAGCGGCACGAGGCGCTGGTCGCGCAGTCGGTAGACGGGGAAGCCGTTGCTCTGCCCCTGGCTCAGGAAGTCCGCGCGCAGGAACTTGCCGTGGTTCTTCTCGTGGCAACTCGCGCAGGCGAGGTCGAGCTGTCCGTTGCGCTGGTAGTAGAGGGCCTTGCCGCGCTCGAACCACGGCGTCATCGGCCCGTCGACCTTCACCGCGACCGGCATGCCGCGGGACTGGTTGCGGATGTAGGTCGTCATCGCGGTGAGTTCCGGCGAGCCGAAGGCCCAGGGCTCGGCCTTCAGGGCGCCGCTGCGGCAGAGGTTGATCCGCTGCTCCAGGTTGACCGGTTTGCCGAGCTTCTCGTTCCACTTGGGGTAGGCGGCCGCCACGCCCTTCATCGAGGTCGCGGCCTCGTTGTGGCAACTCGCGCAGGACTTGCCCGCCGCGCCGTCGACCTTCGACCAGAGTTCCTCGCCCTGCTCGACGGCGAGGAAGCCCGGGTTATTGAAGTCGTCCGCCTGCATCGCCTGCGTCTC from Methylorubrum populi harbors:
- the soxB gene encoding thiosulfohydrolase SoxB, with product MTSRRDFLQIAAATAALVPSGWTRAFAQQRLTQDDLLAFEPMGNVTLVHLTDIHAQLLPVLFREPSTNLGVGEARGQIPHVTGRAYLDLFGIPGGSPLAYALTPEDYVALARGYGRMGGLDRIATALDAIRAERGDKVLFLDGGDTWQNSYTSMLSKGQDMVECMALLKPDAMTGHWEFTLGTDRVKEIVDGLGCPFLGQNVRDAEWNEPAFESTKMFERGGVKVAVIGQAFPYTPIANPRWMIPNWSFGIREEDVQASVDRARKDGAALVVLLSHNGFDVDRKLASRVKGIDVILTGHTHDALPQAVKVGQTLMIASGSHGKFLTRVDLDVRDGAVRGYRSKLIPIFSDVIAPQKAMTAKIQAIRAPHEAMLKEELGRAEGLLYRRGNFNGTIDDMICDALLAERDAEIALSPGFRWGTTLLPGQPITREDVYNATAITYPAAYRMTMTGSRLKEVLEDVADNLFNADPYYQQGGDMVRVGGVSYAIDVARPAGQRISDLTLLRTGKPAEAGGSYTVAGWASVNEGTEGPPIWDVVAAHVQRKGTVNPTPAQVTVRGA
- the soxA gene encoding sulfur oxidation c-type cytochrome SoxA; this translates as MPSVPYPLAFAAVAILALAVSTHAQDTPSPRAQDASERPAWQEHGIKPQSPDSPFEEVVSGLYFRSKETQAMQADDFNNPGFLAVEQGEELWSKVDGAAGKSCASCHNEAATSMKGVAAAYPKWNEKLGKPVNLEQRINLCRSGALKAEPWAFGSPELTAMTTYIRNQSRGMPVAVKVDGPMTPWFERGKALYYQRNGQLDLACASCHEKNHGKFLRADFLSQGQSNGFPVYRLRDQRLVPLHERMEGCMFDVRATPFKPLSDEFLALEIYVAWRGLGLPVETPAVRN